In a single window of the Vitis vinifera cultivar Pinot Noir 40024 chromosome 6, ASM3070453v1 genome:
- the LOC100265711 gene encoding sorting nexin 2A, with the protein MMGSDLHSSREEMESLILDEPLNGTSYSNYRSAMSSLSDAHHPLSSPMLTTPADTDPLISPLMYRDFRNPNAPDHSYVEPPSYADVIFSPFEGENGGNVNGVESPSQKSESSMVMSRSGSSSSEYLKITVSNPQKEQESSNSIVPGGNTYVTYLITTRTNVPEFGGSEFSVRRRFKDVVTLSDRLSESFRGFFIPPRPDKSVVESQVMHKQEFVEQRRVALEKYLRRLAAHPVIKKSDELRVFLQVQGKLPLPISTDVASRMLDGAVKLPKQLFGDSGTVVAPHEVVQPAKGGRDLLRLFKELKQSVANDWGGSKPPVGEEDKEFLEKKEKMNDLEQQLSSASQQAESLVKAQQDIGETLGELGLAFIKLSKFENEEAVFNSQRIRAAETKVVATAAVKASRFYRELNAQTVKHLDAFHEYLGLMLAVHGAFSDRSSALLTVQTLLSDLSSLHSRAEKLEAASSKIFGGDKSRIRKIEEMKETIRVTEDAKNVAVREYERIKENNRTELERFNRERHADFLSMLKGFVINQVGYAEKIANVWGKVAEETSGYAKECP; encoded by the exons ATGATGGGTTCTGATCTCCACTCGTCGAGGGAAGAGATGGAAAGTCTCATTCTGGATGAGCCGCTGAATGGAACATCATATTCTAATTACCGGAGTGCGATGTCGTCTCTCTCCGATGCGCACCATCCTCTGTCGTCGCCGATGCTGACTACTCCGGCGGATACGGATCCATTGATATCGCCGCTGATGTATCGCGATTTTCGGAACCCTAACGCGCCGGATCACTCCTACGTCGAACCACCGTCGTACGCTGATGTGATTTTCAGTCCGTTTGAGGGGGAGAATGGTGGCAATGTCAACGGCGTGGAAAGCCCTAGCCAGAAATCGGAGAGTTCCATGGTTATGTCGAGATCCGGGTCGTCTAGTTCTGAGTATTTGAAAATTACGGTATCGAATCCGCAAAAGGAGCAGGAGAGTTCAAATTCGATAGTTCCTGGAGGTAATACTTACGTCACGTATTTAATCACTACGAGAACGAATGTACCGGAGTTTGGAGGATCGGAATTTAGCGTTCGAAGGCGGTTTAAGGACGTGGTGACTCTATCTGATAGGTTATCGGAGTCTTTTAGAGGGTTTTTTATTCCTCCAAGGCCTGATAAGAGTGTTGTAGAGAGTCAAGTGATGCATAAACAAGAGTTTGTGGAGCAAAGGCGAGTGGCATTGGAGAAGTACCTGCGGAGATTGGCAGCACATCCTGTGATTAAGAAGAGCGATGAATTGAGGGTTTTTTTACAGGTTCAGGGGAAGCTGCCATTGCCGATAAGTACAGATGTGGCGTCAAGGATGCTTGATGGGGCAGTGAAGCTTCCAAAGCAGTTGTTTGGGGATTCGGGGACTGTGGTTGCACCGCACGAAGTTGTTCAGCCTGCAAAAGGGGGGAGGGATTTGTTGAGGTTGTTCAAGGAGCTGAAGCAGTCAGTAGCTAATGATTGGGGAGGGTCAAAACCACCAGTTGGGGAGGAAGATAAGGAGTTTcttgaaaagaaagagaagatgaATGATCTTGAGCAGCAGCTCAGTAGTGCATCTCAGCAG GCTGAATCACTCGTGAAAGCTCAGCAAGATATTGGGGAGACATTGGGAGAATTAGGGCTAGCGTTTATTAAGCTCTCAAAATTTGAGAACGAGGAGGCTGTGTTTAACTCCCAAAGAATACGAGCTGCTGAAACAAAAGTCGTGGCCACTGCTGCAGTCAAAGCAAGCAGATTCTATCGAGAATTAAATGCACAAACTGTGAAACACTTG GATGCATTCCATGAATATCTTGGATTAATGTTAGCTGTTCACGGTGCATTCTCCGATCGCTCGAGTGCTTTATTGACTGTACAGACTCTTCTATCAGACTTGTCTTCATTGCATTCAAGAGCTGAAAAGCTTGAAGCTGCATCATCCAAAATATTTGGTGGTGATAAGTCAAGGATCCGCAAGATAGAAGAGATGAAAGAAACCATAAGAGTTACTGAAGATGCTAAAAATGTTGCGGTTAGAGAATATGAGCGGATCAAG